The Streptomyces sp. NBC_00286 nucleotide sequence GGGGATGTCCGCGAGGAGCGTCGAGCTGCCGACGAGTGCCTCGGCGTCTTCCGACGGGGCCTGCGTGGTATTACCCGAGGCAACACCGACAACACTGCCGACAGTGGTGACCGCGGTGGCCGAGGCCACTGCGAATCCCCGGACCGAAATCCGGCTCACACGGTTTCCTTCCAGCATCGCCCGCCGCGGTGACCCTGGCGGACGCAATCGTGCCCCTGGCACTGGCCTCCCAACAGCGGGGTCACGGGAGGCGCGGGCCCGGTGGGCAACTCCCTTGCGGGGAGCGCCGCTTGGTGCTCGGGCGGCATACGACGACGTTATGGAGTTCTGGGGGTACTTCTGTTGTGCCGTACCGCTGGGGGTACAGGTGTGTCGTATGCGGGGCCTGACAGGACTGAGACTCTGCCGTAACCCGACGGCGGGAGGCAATTCTGTGGTGCGTGTGAAAGGTCACACCTTGTTTGGCCCAGGAGATATTCGGAAACCCGCACATGCCGAGGCGCCGCCCAACTAGGCTCAGTGCCTTTGCTGGACGGCGCCAACTAGCGCGTAACCGCTATGAAGTTGAGCACTTCGGTCAGATCTGCCCGTCCTCGAGCATTTCCGTCACCAGTGCCGCAATCCGGGACCTCTCGGACCGGGTGAGGGTGACATGCGCGAAGAGCGGATGCCCCTTCAGCTTCTCGATGACGGCGACGACTCCGTCGTACCGGCCGACCCTGAGATTGTCCCGCTGGGCCACGTCATGGGTCAGAACGACCCGTGAATTCGCCCCGATCCGGGACAGAACGGTCAACAGGACGTTCCGCTCGAGGGATTGAGCCTCGTCCACGATCACGAACGCGTCGTGGAGGGACCGGCCGCGGATGTGCGTGAGCGGCAGGACCTCCAACATGCCGCGCGCGGTGACCTCTTCGATGACCTCGCGGCTGGTGACCGCCGACAGCGTGTCGAAGACCGCCTGCGCCCACGGGCTCATCTTCTCGGCCTCGGTGCCGGGCAGATAGCCGAGCTCCTGCCCGCCCACCGCGTACAGCGGCCGGAAGACCATCACCTTCTCGTGCTGCCGGCGCTCGAGCACGGCCTCCAGGCCCGCGCACAGGGCCAGCGCCGACTTGCCGGTGCCGGCCCGGCCGCCCATCGACATGATCCCGACGTCCGGGTCGAGCAGCAGATCCAGCGCTATACGCTGCTCCGCGCTGCGCCCCTTGATGCCGAAGGCCTCCCGATCGCCGCGTACGAGACGGACGTTGCCCTCGGCCGTCATCCGGCCCAGTGCCTTGCCGCGCTCGGAGTGGATCGTCAGCCCGGTGTGCACGGGCATCTCGGCGGCTTCGGGGACGAAGACATGCCCCTCCTCGAAGAGGATGTCCACCTGCTCGCCCGGCAGCGTCAGTTCGGACATTCCGGTCCAGCCGGAGGAGTCCGTGACGGCGAGCTCCGCGCGGTACTCCTCGGCGAGGAGGCCGACGGAGGACGCCTTGATGCGCAGCGGCAGGTCCTTCGACACGACCGTGACATCGAACCCCTCGGCCTGCAGATTGCGGGCGACCGCGAGGATGCGGGAGTCGTTGTCCCCCAGGCGGTAGCCCGTGGGCAGCACGCTGGGGTCCGAGTGGTTGAGCTCGACACGGATCGTCCCGCCCAGGTCCCCGATGGGAATGGGGGCATCGAGGCGGCCGTACTTCACGCGGTAGTCGTCGAGCAGACGCAGGGCCTGCCGGGCGAAGTAACCGAGTTCGGGATGGTGCCGCTTGGCCTCCAGTTCCGTGACCACGACGACGGGGAGCACTACTTCATGCTCGTCGAAGCGGTTCATGGCGTGCGGGTCGGCCAGCAGGACGCTGGTGTCGAGAACATAGGTGCGCCGGTCTGGCATACGGCGCTTTGTGCTGGTCACCACGGAAGGACGTACCCCCTCGGATGAGGTCGGGGAGCGACGGAGAGGAACTGGACCGGTCTCTGGCACCGATGCACGGGCCGAGGACCGGCCCTCCGCTTCGTCCGTACTGACCGCACGGTCGGGCTGGTGCAAAGGGCCTCCCGGGCGGACGGCCCCGTGCCGTCCGCTGAGATACGACACCCGTGGTTCGGGTGTCGACCTGGAAGGCTTATGCCCTGGATGAGGCGCGGCCATGCCACGGCATATGACGGCGAGCGCGTTAACTCCAGATGACATACGTCACGGGTGGCGCCCCCGCAGCGTTTCATCGGCACCCCGTAGGGGCGCGGGGCGTGACACTTTGCGGCTCCGCCGCGATGGGGGTTCCCCCGCTCATGGGGCCCCCGCTCATGGGGGTCCCCCCGCTCGAGCGAAGCCGAGAGTGGGGGAGAAGCCGAGAGTTGGGGAGAAGCCGAGAGTGGGGAGAAGCCGAGAGTGGGGAGCGACCAGCCCTCACCGGCCCGCGGCGAACGAACCGCATATCCAGCGGAGCGCCTAGCCTCCGTAACGCCGGTGTCGCGCCGCGTAGTCACGCAGGGCGCGCAGGAAGTCGACCTTGCGGAAGGCCGGCCAGAAGACCTCGCAGAAGTAGTACTCGGAGTGCGCCGTCTGCCAGAGCATGAAACCGGACAGCCGCTGTTCGCCGCTGGTGCGGATCACCAGGTCGGGGTCGGGCTGGTCGCTCGTATAGAGGTGCTTGCCGATCATGTCGACGTCGACGCTCTCGGCGAGCTGCTCGATCGAGGTGCCTTTGTCCGCGTGGTCGAGGAGCATCGAGCGGACGGCGTCGGCGATCTCCTGGCGGCCGCCGTAGCCGATCGCGACGTTCACCACTATTCCGTCGACATGGGCCGTGGACTGCTCGGCCTCCTTGAGGGCGGTCTGCACATGCGAGGGCAGGATGTCCGCCGTACCGACGTGGTGGACGCGCCAGCGGCCGTCGGAGGCGAGCGTGCGGACGACGTTCTCGATGATCCCGAACAGCGGGACCAGCTCTTCCTGCGGCCGGTCCAGATTGTCCGTGGACAGCAGCCAGAGGGTGACGACCTCGACGTCGGTCTCCGAGCACCAGCCGAGGAACTCCTCGATCTTGTCCGCGCCGGCGCGGTGACCCTGGGCCGTGGTGCTCCCCGCCGCCTTCGCCCAGCGGCGGTTGCCGTCCATGATGACCCCGATGTGCTTGGGCACCTGGTCGTGGTCGAGGTGGACCTCCACCCTGCGTGTGTAGACCCTGAGCAGCAAGCGGCGCAGGTTGTCGCGCAGGTTCACGTTATTAGTCAGCCCCTCCGTGCAGATGGCGATCCCCCGAGGGCGACACCCTACCGCTGTGGGGGCTGGGGATACCCGGGTGTGCGCCCTGCGCGTGGGCCGAGGGGCGGTTTTCCGCCCCCGCCGCCCTTACCCGTCCCATACCAAGGGGCTCCGCCCCTGGACCCCGCTGGGGGCTGCGCCCCCAGACCCCCTCGGGGCTGCGCCCCAGACCCCCCACGGGGCTCCGCCCCGGACCCCGTTCCGGGGGCCAGCCCCCGGGCCCCCGCTCCTCAAACTCCCCCAGCTACCGCTGGGAGGTTCCCCCAGAGGTGCCCCCAAGGGGCTGATTTTTGCGCGGCCATCGCCCGAGGTCCGGGTTTGGCGCAGCCCCGAGCCGCGCGGCGGCACCGATCGCCCGAAGTCTGGAACGGCGTGGCCGAGCCGTGTCAGCGCAGGCCCGCACCAATCAGCCCGTCCGGCGCTTGAGGACGAGGCCGTTCAGGCTGATGGGGTTGGGGGCGCCGCCCTGCGCGCGGCCCGTGGACGGATACCCGCTCGGGGCCCATGGGCGCAGCCCCTGACGCAGGCCGGGGCCGATCGCCCGAGGTCTGATCGGCGCGGCCGAGCCGTGTCAGCGCAGGCCCACATCAATCAGCCCGTCCGGCGCTTGAGGACGAGGCCGTCCAGGCCGACGGGGGGTCCGGGGCGAAGCCCCGAGCGGATCCCCGGGGCGCGGCCCCACCCGGGGCCCGTGGGCGCAGCCGCTGACTGCCGCCGGGGTCGGGGCCGACCGCCCGCGGTCTAAAACGGCGCGGCCGAGCCTCGCCAGCGCAGGCCCGCACCAACCAGCCCGTCCGGCGCTTGAGGACGAGGCCGTCCAGGCCGACGGGGGGTCCGGGGCGAAGCCCCGAGCGGTGCCCGTGGGCGCACCCCTTGACGGGGTCCGGGGCGGAGCCCCGAAGGGGGTCTGAGGGCGGAGCCCCCAGCGGGGCGCGGGGCAGCGCCCCGGGATGGGGCGGGTAAGGGCGGCGGGGGCGACAACACCCAGCCCCACCCGGATGCGGACAAAAAACGGGCCGGTCCGTGGGGGGGAGACGGACCGGCCCGAGGGGGGGGTTCCACCATAACCCTTCGTAAGTGCTGCTGCGTGCATCTGCATGAGATAACTACTCTCCGAAACCATCCGACAACGCCGGGGTGAGTGCGGAGACGTTCATTCAGGGCCTGATCATGGCCGAATCACAACGGAATCCAAGGAGAACGAGTGGGATGAGGAGGAATTCAGGGGTTTCTGACCGCTTGCGGGGTCTTCGGTGCCATGTTCTCCGGAGTCCTCCACAAGGGTGAACCGCCCACGAACCCCACTTGACGCCAGTCGCTAACTTCGCAGCCATGCCCACCTTCACCACCCCGGACACCCCGACCCCCATCCCCCTGGAACTCGCCGAGTCCCGCCGCGCCCGACGCCGCGGCCTCCTCGGCCGCGATGGAATCGACGGTGCGCTCCTGCTGACGCCCGCGAGCGCGGTGCACACGCTGGGAATGCGGTTCGCGATCGATGTCGCTTACCTGGACCGGGAGTTACGGGTCCTGGCGGTGCGGACGATGCGTCCGGGACGTATCGGACGGCCCAGGTTCCGGGCCCGGCATGTGCTGGAGGCGGAAGCCGGCGCGATGGAGGGGTGGGGCCTGCGGCTCGGGGTGCGGGTCACCGTGCGGGACTTCTGAGCGAGCCTTCCAGGTCCCGCTCACGCGCAGCGCGCACAAAGAGGACAGACTGACCTCATTCGGGACTAGCGTCACCACCATGACACCGAGGATCACCTGGGACGAGGCAAGCGCCCGCCGCTATGAGCGACAACTGCTGCGTACGCCCGCACCACCCGGCACACCACCCGCCGAGGTCGTAGCCACCCTGCTCGCCACCCACGCCCAGGTCCTCTCCGCAGCCGAACTCTCCGTGGGCCTACGACTCGACGGCGCCACCCGGCAGGACGTACGCGCGGCCCTGTGGGACGACCGCAGCGTGGTGAAGACGTACGGCCCGCGCGGCACGATCCACCTCCTCGCATCCGCAGAACTCCCCTTCTGGAGCGCCGCGTTGACCGCGATCCCCGAGGGCCCGAGCCCATTCCCGCAGGATGTGCGGATGACGCCCGCGCAGGAGGACGAGGTGGTCACCGCGATCGGTGACGCCCTCGCCGGGAAGCAGCTGACCATCGACGAACTGACGGAGGAGGTCGTCGCGCGCACCGGGCCCTGGGCCGGTGACCTGGTGATGGAGGCGTTCCAGGGCAAGTGGCCCCGCTGGCGCCAGGTGATGCACCGGGCGGGCCAGTCCGGGGCCCTGTGCTTCGCCCCCAACCGCGGCCGCAAGGCCACGTACACCCGCCCGCCGCGCTTCGAGCCGCTGCCTGCGCAGGAGGCCCTCGCCACGCTCGTACGCCACTATCTGCACGCGTACGGTCCGGCGACCCCTCAGCATTTCGCCAAGTGGGTTGCCGGGCCGAAGAGTTGGGCCGCCGATCTGTTCGCCGCCCTGGCTGCCTCCGGCGGGATCGAGGAGGTCGACTTCGAGGGGTCGCCCGCCTGGGTCGTGGCGGGCGACACCGGCTTCCCCTCGGAGGGCGTACGCGGGGTACGCCTGCTGCCGTACTTCGACGCGTACACCATCGCCGCGCAGCCCCGGGAGCGGATGTTCCCCGGAGCCGCGTACCAGCGGGCCCTGGCGGGCGGCCAGGCGGGGAACTATCCCGTGCTGCTCGTCGACGGCGTGGTCGCCGGCGTCTGGCACCAGCGGCGGCAGGGGAAGCGGACAACGGTGACGGTGGAGGCCCTGGGGCGGCTGAGCGCGGCGCAGCGGCGGGAGCTGAGGGAGCAGGTGGACCGGGTGGGTGAAGTCCTCGGGGCCAGTGCGGAGTTGGTGGTGGGGAAGGTGACAGTCGGCCCGCACGCATAGCCGGCCCGCTTGTCGACCACCTCTCGACCACTTCTCGACCGTCGCGACGGTTTCGGCCGCTTGTCCGGCCGCGTCGTTACGATGACGTCATGGGCCACGGAGTCGATGAGAAGAGCACCCGCGAACGTCTGGACGCCGTAGGCGCCGTGGACGTCGCCGCCACGCTCCAGGCCCTGGCCACGCCCTCGCGGCTGCGCATACTGGCCCGCCTCCAGGAAGGCCCGTGCGCGGTCGGCGAACTCGCGGAGGCAGCGGGCCTCGAGCAGTCCGCCTGCTCGCATCAGCTCCGGCTGCTGCGGAACCTCGGGCTCGTCACGGGTGAGCGGCGGGGGCGGTCGATCGTGTACGCGCTGCACGACCACCATGTTGCCGAACTGCTGGACCAGGCGTTGCATCACGTGGAGCACCTGCGGCTGGGCCTGCGGGACGAGACCTGAGCCCCCGGTTCACGGCTTGCGGGCCTCGATGAGCTGGCGGGCGCTGTGGGCCACGAACGGGCCCTCCGCCTCTATCTGTTCGTGCAGGGTGCGCAGCCGGTCCCGGTACTGGTCGACGGTGAAGCCGGGCACCATCCACACGACCTTGCGCAGAAAGTGCACGACGGCCCCGATGTCGTAGAACTCCATCCGCAGTCGTTCCGCCCGCAGGTCGACGATCTCCAGCCCGGCGGCTTCGGCGTCGGCGCGTTCGCGGTCGGGGTGGCGGTCGGCGCTCTGCCCCTGCGGTTGCGGACCGAGGAAGTACTCGACCACTTCGTAGGCGCTCCTCGGGCCCACGTGCTGGGCGAAGTACGTACCGCCCGGCCTGAGGACACGCGCGATCTCCGCCCACTGCGGGGCGACCGGGTGCCGGCTCGTGACCACGTCGAACGTCTCGTCCGCGAACGGCAGCGGGGCGTCCTCCGGCGACGCGACGACGACCGCGCCGCGCGGGCGGAGCAGGGCGGTGGCCTTGGCGACGTTCGGCGGCCAGCCCTCGGTGGCGACGGTGAGGGGCGGGAGCCGGTCCGCCGAGTTGAGGACTTCGCCGCCACCGGTCTGAATGTCGAGCGCGGCTTCGGCCTTCGCCAGCCGCTCCCCCATGGCCCGCGCGTAACCCCACGACGGACGCGCCTCGGTGGCCCGCCCCTCGAACCAGGAGAAGTCCCAGCCCTCGGTGGGGGCGGCTTCGGCTTCGGCGACGAGGTCTTCGAAGGTGGTGGGTGACGGGGTTGAGTGGGCTGACTGGCTCATGAGGCTGATCGTGGCAGCGGGTCGTCTCGGCCGACGACTGGATTTTTCCGGCCACGACGACGGAACTCCCGCGTCACGGCTCGTAGCTGCCCCATGGGCCCACGGGTAATTGCCCTACAGAACGAGTGGCCGTACTTCCTCCGCCGCGAAGCGGACGAAGCCCTCGGGGTCCGGTTCGTCGCCAGTGGGCTCGAGGATGACAGTGTCGGCACCGGCGTCGACCAGGCGCTGTACGGCCTTGGCGACCGTACCGGCGTCGCCCGCGACTCCCAGGTCGGGGACCTTGTCCAGGCCGGCGACGGACTGTTCGGCCTTGAGGCGGGCGACGGCGTCCGGCCCGGTGGCGGTGAGGAGATAGACGACGACGCGGTGCGGGTCGGTACGACCGGCCGCCGCGCGGCCCTCGTCGATGAGCCCGCGCGCCTTGCGTACCGCCTCGGGCGGGTTGGCCTCGCTGAGCAGCGTGCCGTCGGCGGCCTCGCCGGCCAGGCGCAGGGAGCGGGGGCCGGTGACCCCGGCGAGGACTTCGGGGGCGGTGGGCGGCGGCCAGTCAAGCGCGACGTCATCCAGCTTCACGTACCGCCCGTCGGTGGTGACGCGCTCGCCGCGCAGCAGGGCCCGTAGCGCATCGAGATACTCACGCAGCAACGTGACCGGCGACTCGGCCCGCGCCCCCACCTGCCCCATCCAGTCCTGCACCCCGTGCCCGACGGCCAGCGTGAAGCGACCGGGAAACAGCCGGTCGAGGGTGGCTGTCTCCATGGCCGTGACGGCAACGTTCCGCAGAGGCACAGGCAACAGCCCGATCCCGACCCGAAGCCGCTCGCTCCAGGCAAGCGCGGCGGAAGCGGTGGCGATCCCACTCTCCAGAAAACAGTCCTCCCACAACCACAGCTCCTCGAGCCCCGCAGCATCGGCGACACGAACCACGTCTCGCAGCTTTTCGGGCGGCAACTGGGGGCGGAACACGGCACCGAGAGCAGTCATGACCTCTTCCTAACCCGAGATCGCGACAGGAACAACTGCTTTTGCGCCGCGCGCCGGCGTGCTGGTGTGGCGCAATCGCGGCGTAGCCGCCCGCATGTTCAACTCACTTGCTCCCCAAGGGAGATGACGATTACACCGATGGGAATGGGCGGCATGTGGCGGCGACGGACGCCGACTCCGGGACCGCACAGGCCCTGTCGGTGAATCGCGCATCGCCACAACGCTTTGCGGGTCACTCGTCGTCGGGGGCCTCCGGTTGCGGAGCTACGTACGTTCCCCGCTGCGGAACGGTGAAGACCAGCCCCTCCTCGACAAGCACCGCGATCGCGCGCCGGACGGTCGTACGCGCGAGCCCGTACTGCTGCACGAGCTGGGTCTCACTGGAGATGGCCCGGTTGGGCTGCCAGTCGCCCCGCGCGATACGGGCACGCAAGATGCCCGCAAGTTGCTGGTAGGGCGTAACCGGTCCCTCGTGATCGATTTCAGCGTCCGGCTGGAAGTTCATGATCAGGAAGCTACTCATACAGATAAGGTCTCTGTCATTGAGATACGTCTCTATACGTAGCGATACAAGTCGAGCTAAGTTGCTCCTCCAGAACCTGAAGACCCCGGCGACGGATTCCGGCCGTCCCGGGGCGTGGCCGAACGCTTCGAAGGAGCGCCGACGTGCTGGACCTTACTCTCCGACTCCTGGCCTGGATGCTGAGCATCTGCACGCCCCGCCCCCGAGGCCGTCACCGCCTCGGCTCGCTGCCACCGTTGCGATACCTCCCTGCCCCGCCGCCCCGTTTCACCGACCTGCTCGACGGCAGTACGTCCCGTCTCGTACGCCCTTACGTGCTGGACGCTGCCGAACACCGCCGCCAACGCGAACGCCGCCGCGCCCTCTACCTCGCCACCCTCGGCATCGACGTCGGCCCCACCCACATCCACGGCATCCGCGTACCGGCAGCCACCCGATGACGCGCCCCGCCATGCGGATGTGCGCCCGCTGCCACCGCACGACAAGCGAACCGGTACTCGTCCACGAGGTACACGCAGCAACAGGCCCCGGCTTCAACGTCTACGCCTGCCCCGACTGCGCCGACCACTACCCACCCATGACCGACCCACTGGAACTCCCAGGAACCCCTCGCCGGCGCTCCCGCATCACTCTCCGCGTCTACAAGGTCAACGCTGAGGGCGCCGTGACCGAGGACCGGGGTGAAGTCGAGGTCCTGGCCGGTGCTCGTACCGGCCCGGTGCCGCGTACGTCGGCATACCCGCCGTGCGGATGCCCGCACTGTCGGACGCAGTAGCTGTCGGGCGGCCTCCCACCATGCCCGGGCGTCGGCCAGGCGCCCGGGCATGGCTGACCGCCAGCACGAAGACTCGTAAGCCCAATACGAACGGAGCGAAAGTGCCGGAACCGCCCGACCTCTACACAATCGAAATTGAGCCTGAGGTGCGGGCGTGGCTGGAGGCGCTCACGCCTCCGGACTACAGGGCCGCCGAACGATTCGCCGATCGACTCGCGACCGACGGTCCGGCTCTGCCGTTTCCCTTGGCGAGCCACCTCGGCGACGGGCTGCGCGAGTTGCGCATCGGTGCATTCCGCGTGACGTACTGGCTGGCTCCCGGCCGGAGGGCAGTGCTGCTCACGGTTTTCCGGAAGACGAGGATGCGGGAGGCTGACGAAGTCCTGAGAGCGCAAAGAGCACGAAAGCGCTGCGAGGCCGAGCACCCTCCGGCGGGCGAACACGGCGTCTACAGTAGGGGCGAGGAGGCCTGATGAGCAGCGGATACCACACCACGTGGAAGGTCCCGTCCGAGCACCGCGAAGACCCCGCATACCGCGCCGCGGGGCGGCGGATGGACTTCGCCCAGGCGGTCTACGACCGGCGCTCGGCCCTGGGCTGGAGCACTGCTGAACTGGCGCGCCGGGCCGGGATGTCCGAAGAGAACATCGAGTCCATCGAAGAGAGCGGGGTCGATCCGACTCTCGAGCTCCTCGAGCAACTGGCAACCGCACTTGAGTCAGGTGCACGAATCGACCCACGCACCAGCCCCGAGTTCCGTTTCGAGGGACACGCTGCCTGAGCAGCGCCCCCCCAAGAGCGCGCACTGAGATGCCCGCACCCGGAACCCGCGCGGCGGGGGTTCCGGGTGCGGGCACGCGCTGTTGTACGCGGACGAGGCCGTGCCCTAACTGGACCGCCCAGCTGGACTCCGCACACGAGCCGGAATTCACCGGCGCCGAGACGCAGCTCACCAAGTACCGTGCCCACCTGGACTGGATGGTCAACGCAGCGCTGCCGCCCATGGCTTCGCGCGACCTCATCCGCAATGTCGCCCGCGAACTCTGAACTCTGAACTTCAAGGAAGACACCGTGACCGGCATCAACTGGGAAGACCCGTACTGCGGCGAAGGCAACAACTGCTTCCGCATAGGCACCGACGACCAGGACAACGCCTACATCGCCCTCGCCGGACAAGAGAACCACTACCTCACGGACACCCGCGCAGCGCTCCGCACCCTCATCCGCGACATCAAGGCCGGGAAGGCCGACCATCTGCTCTGATCCCAGTCCGTCTTGTGGTGCTCTATCTCATCTGCCCCATCGGCTAACAGGCCCCGCCCTGGTGTCACCATGCGGTCACGGATAGCGTTGGTTTGCTTGAGTTACCCCCCACCTCAACGGAGTTGACTGTGAACCGCCCTGCCCGGCTCGTGACGGCCGCGCTTACCGCATCCGCGGCCCTGCTGCTGACCGCCTGTAGCTCGGGAGGGGGTGATGACTCAGCCTCCAACAAGATCGAGGGCGCGGATCAAGGAGGTGGAAAGGCTTCCACTGAGGCCAGTGCGTCCGCTTTGCCAGGTGGTGCCGGGCAGCCGGAGATCAAGCTGCCGGACTCGTTCCAGATGAACTTCGAGGGCTGGACGAACAGCGACCCGAAGTTGCAGGCCATCATGGACGACGGCAAGGAAGCGCTGCGGGCAAACCACGCGGCGATCATCGAAGCCGACCCCGATGCCGACTACGTGGCCTTCTACAACTCGGGCGCCGCCCTGGAGTCCTCCCAGAAGTGGATCAAGGGCTATGTGGACGCTGACGACAGCCTGATCGGCAAAGCAAGGGTCTTCGACTCCCAGGTTCGCCTGAACAGCCAGGGGTTGGGTGTGCTCTTCTACTGCGTGGATGAAGGCGAGGCGTCCACCAAGAACCGTAAGACGAACAAGGTCGTGGGTACGCCCGCCGACGTGAGTCCGTACCTTCAGTACCGCACGACGCTGGAGAAAACCTCCGAGGGCGTGTGGAAGACCCGTTCAGTGGAGACCGAGCGGGGAGCGTGTGGCCAGTGAAGAGGACGAGTAGGGCCCTTTACCTGGTGTCAGCGGCGTTAGTTGCGATGATGACATCCGCCACGGCGGCATACGGCTATGGCGAGGGCGACGACGCGGCTCCCACCCCGCCTCCGCAGGGCCCCTCAGGCGGGTCCTCCGGCAACATGCTCACTGCGAGGGCCGACGCCACCAGCATCAAGGTCACGCAGGTCAGCGGCGGCAAGTCGGGCAGTTCCTCCAAGGGACTCGCCCCGGTGGACCCCAACTGGACACCCCCACCCTGCTGGTACGAGCCGGTCGCGACGCCTCAGCAGCTGAAGAACGGCGTGGAACAGCTCAAGAAGGGCGGGGACCTGGTGCGCGTCACTCCCTCGCTCAGCTGGGGCGAGGACCTGATGGTGAACCACTACGAAAAGGGCGACCAGCAGAGCGACGGCGAAGAGGGCTACAAGAACTTCAACGTCGGCAAGGACGGAATGTTCTGGCGCGGGGTCGTCAACAAGAACATGGCGAACGACATCGATGCGTACGACTGCGAGCGCACGCTGTTCTGGCAG carries:
- a CDS encoding PhoH family protein produces the protein MVTSTKRRMPDRRTYVLDTSVLLADPHAMNRFDEHEVVLPVVVVTELEAKRHHPELGYFARQALRLLDDYRVKYGRLDAPIPIGDLGGTIRVELNHSDPSVLPTGYRLGDNDSRILAVARNLQAEGFDVTVVSKDLPLRIKASSVGLLAEEYRAELAVTDSSGWTGMSELTLPGEQVDILFEEGHVFVPEAAEMPVHTGLTIHSERGKALGRMTAEGNVRLVRGDREAFGIKGRSAEQRIALDLLLDPDVGIMSMGGRAGTGKSALALCAGLEAVLERRQHEKVMVFRPLYAVGGQELGYLPGTEAEKMSPWAQAVFDTLSAVTSREVIEEVTARGMLEVLPLTHIRGRSLHDAFVIVDEAQSLERNVLLTVLSRIGANSRVVLTHDVAQRDNLRVGRYDGVVAVIEKLKGHPLFAHVTLTRSERSRIAALVTEMLEDGQI
- a CDS encoding isoprenyl transferase produces the protein MNLRDNLRRLLLRVYTRRVEVHLDHDQVPKHIGVIMDGNRRWAKAAGSTTAQGHRAGADKIEEFLGWCSETDVEVVTLWLLSTDNLDRPQEELVPLFGIIENVVRTLASDGRWRVHHVGTADILPSHVQTALKEAEQSTAHVDGIVVNVAIGYGGRQEIADAVRSMLLDHADKGTSIEQLAESVDVDMIGKHLYTSDQPDPDLVIRTSGEQRLSGFMLWQTAHSEYYFCEVFWPAFRKVDFLRALRDYAARHRRYGG
- a CDS encoding DUF192 domain-containing protein, with protein sequence MPTFTTPDTPTPIPLELAESRRARRRGLLGRDGIDGALLLTPASAVHTLGMRFAIDVAYLDRELRVLAVRTMRPGRIGRPRFRARHVLEAEAGAMEGWGLRLGVRVTVRDF
- a CDS encoding winged helix DNA-binding domain-containing protein, with the translated sequence MTPRITWDEASARRYERQLLRTPAPPGTPPAEVVATLLATHAQVLSAAELSVGLRLDGATRQDVRAALWDDRSVVKTYGPRGTIHLLASAELPFWSAALTAIPEGPSPFPQDVRMTPAQEDEVVTAIGDALAGKQLTIDELTEEVVARTGPWAGDLVMEAFQGKWPRWRQVMHRAGQSGALCFAPNRGRKATYTRPPRFEPLPAQEALATLVRHYLHAYGPATPQHFAKWVAGPKSWAADLFAALAASGGIEEVDFEGSPAWVVAGDTGFPSEGVRGVRLLPYFDAYTIAAQPRERMFPGAAYQRALAGGQAGNYPVLLVDGVVAGVWHQRRQGKRTTVTVEALGRLSAAQRRELREQVDRVGEVLGASAELVVGKVTVGPHA
- a CDS encoding ArsR/SmtB family transcription factor, with translation MGHGVDEKSTRERLDAVGAVDVAATLQALATPSRLRILARLQEGPCAVGELAEAAGLEQSACSHQLRLLRNLGLVTGERRGRSIVYALHDHHVAELLDQALHHVEHLRLGLRDET
- a CDS encoding class I SAM-dependent methyltransferase, encoding MSQSAHSTPSPTTFEDLVAEAEAAPTEGWDFSWFEGRATEARPSWGYARAMGERLAKAEAALDIQTGGGEVLNSADRLPPLTVATEGWPPNVAKATALLRPRGAVVVASPEDAPLPFADETFDVVTSRHPVAPQWAEIARVLRPGGTYFAQHVGPRSAYEVVEYFLGPQPQGQSADRHPDRERADAEAAGLEIVDLRAERLRMEFYDIGAVVHFLRKVVWMVPGFTVDQYRDRLRTLHEQIEAEGPFVAHSARQLIEARKP
- a CDS encoding LLM class flavin-dependent oxidoreductase, yielding MTALGAVFRPQLPPEKLRDVVRVADAAGLEELWLWEDCFLESGIATASAALAWSERLRVGIGLLPVPLRNVAVTAMETATLDRLFPGRFTLAVGHGVQDWMGQVGARAESPVTLLREYLDALRALLRGERVTTDGRYVKLDDVALDWPPPTAPEVLAGVTGPRSLRLAGEAADGTLLSEANPPEAVRKARGLIDEGRAAAGRTDPHRVVVYLLTATGPDAVARLKAEQSVAGLDKVPDLGVAGDAGTVAKAVQRLVDAGADTVILEPTGDEPDPEGFVRFAAEEVRPLVL
- a CDS encoding GntR family transcriptional regulator — its product is MSSFLIMNFQPDAEIDHEGPVTPYQQLAGILRARIARGDWQPNRAISSETQLVQQYGLARTTVRRAIAVLVEEGLVFTVPQRGTYVAPQPEAPDDE
- a CDS encoding type II toxin-antitoxin system RelE/ParE family toxin; translated protein: MPEPPDLYTIEIEPEVRAWLEALTPPDYRAAERFADRLATDGPALPFPLASHLGDGLRELRIGAFRVTYWLAPGRRAVLLTVFRKTRMREADEVLRAQRARKRCEAEHPPAGEHGVYSRGEEA
- a CDS encoding helix-turn-helix domain-containing protein: MSSGYHTTWKVPSEHREDPAYRAAGRRMDFAQAVYDRRSALGWSTAELARRAGMSEENIESIEESGVDPTLELLEQLATALESGARIDPRTSPEFRFEGHAA